In Pseudomonas saudiphocaensis, one DNA window encodes the following:
- the trpD gene encoding anthranilate phosphoribosyltransferase, with protein MDIREALNRIVGQLDLTTEEMKAVMRQIMTGQCTDAQVGAFLMGMRMKSETIDEIVGAVQVMRELAEPVQFDTHRLVDTCGTGGDGMNIFNVSTAAAFVVAAAGGKVAKHGNRAVSGKSGSADLLEAAGVYLDLSPEQVARSVDAVGVGFMFAPAHHGAMKHAAGPRRELGLRTLFNILGPMSNPAGVKHQVLGVFSKELCRPMAEVLARLGSTHVLVVHAQDGLDEISLAAPTYVAELRNGEISEYRVQPEDFGIKSQSLIGLNVEDAQGSLTLIRDALGRRKTENGQKAADLIVLNAGAALYAADVASSLKQGVEMAHDALHSGLARDKFEELVSFTAVFRQENAQ; from the coding sequence ATGGACATCAGGGAAGCCCTGAACAGGATTGTCGGCCAGCTGGATCTGACCACGGAAGAGATGAAGGCGGTCATGCGCCAGATCATGACCGGGCAGTGCACGGATGCACAGGTTGGCGCGTTCCTGATGGGGATGCGCATGAAGAGCGAAACCATCGACGAGATCGTCGGCGCGGTGCAAGTGATGCGTGAGCTGGCCGAGCCGGTGCAATTCGATACCCATCGCCTGGTGGATACCTGTGGCACTGGCGGCGACGGCATGAACATCTTCAACGTCTCCACGGCGGCGGCTTTCGTCGTCGCAGCTGCCGGCGGCAAGGTGGCGAAACATGGCAACCGCGCGGTGTCTGGCAAGAGCGGCAGTGCGGATCTGCTCGAAGCCGCAGGCGTCTATCTCGATCTCAGCCCCGAGCAGGTGGCGCGCAGCGTCGATGCGGTGGGCGTGGGCTTCATGTTCGCACCTGCCCATCATGGCGCCATGAAACATGCCGCGGGCCCACGCCGCGAGCTGGGGCTGCGTACCCTGTTCAATATTCTTGGGCCGATGTCCAACCCGGCGGGTGTCAAACACCAGGTGCTCGGTGTGTTCAGCAAGGAGCTGTGCCGGCCGATGGCTGAAGTGCTTGCGCGGCTGGGCAGCACCCATGTGCTGGTGGTGCATGCGCAGGATGGTCTGGATGAAATCAGCCTGGCGGCACCGACCTACGTTGCCGAGCTGCGCAATGGCGAGATCAGCGAATACCGCGTGCAACCTGAGGACTTCGGCATCAAGAGCCAGAGTCTGATCGGGCTGAACGTCGAAGACGCTCAAGGCTCGCTGACCCTGATTCGTGATGCGCTGGGCCGGCGGAAAACCGAGAATGGCCAGAAAGCCGCCGATCTGATCGTCCTCAACGCCGGTGCCGCGCTCTATGCGGCAGATGTGGCGTCGAGCCTGAAACAGGGCGTGGAAATGGCCCATGACGCATTGCACAGCGGACTGGCACGGGACAAGTTCGAAGAGCTGGTGTCCTTCACGGCGGTATTCAGGCAGGAGAATGCACAATGA